From Jeotgalibaca dankookensis, one genomic window encodes:
- a CDS encoding Gfo/Idh/MocA family protein, with the protein MKWAILGAGNIANEFARSFQSEKSELYAVASRSFEKAKVFAEKYKIPVSYGSYEEMLADESITAVYIATPHSHHYEQMKQCLEAGKHVFCEKVITTRKNQLDEVLNLANSKGLYVAEAMTIFHVPLYPKLKKWLSENHVGKLKMIHAPFGAQKPTDSPMYFYKMELAGGALFDIGTYALTFVLEFMSSNPTEILTMGNIHESGVDESSVILMRNKEQELATVELSFGANLPHIGVIAFEKGYLEIENYPRASKAVFTFLDGKQVMVEVEDQTPAFTHEINHFTDMVLTNGENPTIGRTQNVLKIMDVVRKKWNLVYPFEEMNK; encoded by the coding sequence ATGAAGTGGGCCATTTTAGGAGCAGGCAATATTGCAAACGAGTTCGCGCGTTCGTTCCAATCAGAAAAATCGGAACTGTATGCGGTAGCGTCACGTTCCTTTGAAAAAGCAAAAGTATTTGCGGAGAAGTATAAAATCCCAGTCAGTTATGGTAGCTATGAAGAAATGCTGGCAGATGAATCGATTACTGCCGTTTATATTGCTACTCCACACAGTCATCATTACGAACAAATGAAACAATGCTTAGAAGCTGGAAAGCATGTTTTTTGCGAAAAGGTAATCACGACTCGTAAAAATCAATTGGACGAAGTTCTTAACTTGGCTAATTCAAAAGGGTTGTATGTAGCAGAGGCCATGACGATTTTTCACGTGCCCTTGTATCCAAAATTGAAAAAATGGCTGAGTGAAAATCACGTAGGGAAGTTAAAGATGATTCATGCGCCCTTTGGTGCTCAAAAACCAACCGATTCCCCGATGTATTTTTATAAAATGGAATTAGCAGGAGGGGCTTTGTTCGATATTGGAACATACGCATTAACGTTCGTGCTTGAATTTATGAGTAGTAACCCAACAGAAATTCTCACGATGGGAAATATTCATGAGAGCGGTGTGGATGAATCATCGGTTATTTTGATGCGGAATAAAGAACAAGAATTGGCTACGGTCGAGCTTTCTTTTGGAGCCAATCTTCCTCATATCGGTGTGATAGCTTTTGAGAAAGGATACCTAGAAATTGAAAATTATCCGCGAGCCAGTAAAGCTGTCTTTACTTTCTTAGATGGCAAGCAAGTAATGGTTGAAGTAGAAGATCAAACTCCTGCGTTTACACATGAAATCAATCATTTTACGGATATGGTCCTTACAAATGGGGAGAATCCTACTATAGGGAGAACCCAAAATGTATTGAAAATCATGGATGTGGTGCGTAAAAAATGGAATCTCGTTTATCCTTTTGAAGAAATGAATAAGTAA
- a CDS encoding neutral/alkaline non-lysosomal ceramidase N-terminal domain-containing protein, translated as MGIKERLIAGFAKEEITPAIPVSMSGYKGTRTATGIHDPLYAYVLVIKKGENLFVLTVLDLLSVDVELVASIRSKAESLGIKGHHVQILATHTHSGPTGMNDTKRGIMKGNQYFLGHKSDSYIQEVSEKIIKAIQMAIENLQPQSLTIGKTTVSGISGNRSRKSDKYDDVLLALEFCSATNEKNLWIRFSCHPTVYNSSNTCISADFPAALYQQYANQYQHILFMNGACGDISTRYTRKTADFKEIERIGHVLEEAVTHSLKEPVYKGALDFFHMYSKTFNIQTKTPGNTKELEENYHLAKEGIEKTSLQAEIAYAKHQKQQMVSLEVGAIDIQGFILLFLPVEIYSSLVLDQLNEDIFFSGFANGYYTYLPDTKAYEKGEYEAHMSPFAIGEGERMIEQITRWAQGFKKKGE; from the coding sequence ATGGGAATAAAGGAAAGACTCATCGCCGGATTTGCAAAAGAGGAAATAACACCGGCCATTCCGGTTTCCATGTCTGGATATAAAGGGACGCGAACAGCTACAGGAATTCATGATCCATTATATGCATATGTCCTCGTAATCAAAAAGGGTGAAAATTTATTTGTCTTAACTGTTCTCGATTTATTGAGTGTAGATGTTGAATTAGTCGCTTCTATTCGTTCAAAAGCGGAAAGTCTAGGAATCAAAGGGCATCACGTTCAAATTCTAGCAACGCATACGCATTCAGGGCCAACTGGCATGAATGACACCAAAAGAGGAATCATGAAAGGTAATCAGTATTTCCTAGGCCATAAAAGTGATTCTTATATTCAAGAAGTTTCTGAAAAAATAATAAAAGCGATCCAAATGGCAATAGAAAACTTACAACCTCAATCCTTAACAATTGGAAAAACTACTGTTTCCGGAATATCGGGTAATCGCTCTAGAAAAAGTGATAAATATGATGATGTGTTGTTGGCATTAGAATTTTGCTCGGCTACCAATGAAAAGAATTTATGGATACGTTTTTCATGTCATCCAACAGTTTACAATTCTTCTAACACGTGTATTAGCGCGGATTTTCCAGCTGCTTTGTACCAACAATACGCCAATCAATACCAACACATTCTTTTTATGAACGGGGCCTGTGGAGATATCTCAACTAGATATACAAGGAAAACCGCTGATTTTAAAGAAATCGAACGAATTGGTCATGTTTTAGAAGAAGCCGTTACCCATTCCTTAAAAGAGCCTGTTTATAAAGGTGCTTTGGATTTTTTTCATATGTACTCCAAAACTTTCAATATTCAAACGAAGACTCCCGGAAATACAAAAGAGTTAGAGGAAAATTATCACTTAGCAAAAGAAGGAATTGAAAAAACTTCTCTCCAAGCAGAAATAGCGTACGCTAAACATCAAAAACAACAAATGGTTTCCTTGGAAGTCGGAGCGATTGACATTCAAGGCTTTATCTTGCTTTTTCTTCCTGTTGAAATTTATTCATCGTTAGTTTTAGACCAGTTAAATGAAGATATTTTCTTTTCGGGCTTTGCGAATGGATATTACACCTATTTACCTGATACAAAGGCGTATGAAAAAGGTGAATACGAAGCACATATGTCTCCTTTTGCTATAGGAGAGGGAGAGAGAATGATTGAACAGATAACCAGATGGGCACAAGGGTTTAAAAAGAAAGGAGAATGA
- a CDS encoding sugar isomerase domain-containing protein produces the protein MDFIEQYNQCVQECLHAIYAQKETIQQAAKLMSEAQREGHNLYAIGTGHSHMIAEEVYARAGGYAKIYPIIEVEMTLITDPMKSTYIERESSYANIIESLYPLKEKDVLIAISNSGRNAFIIEYVQRMKQKGVKVIVITSRAHTSRVESRHESGLRLFELGDVVLDNAAPYNDAAIEIAKDKLMGPLSTIGGTFLIQSLMGEMVTNLVSEGMDVPVFKSSNADDADEYNKGLFDQYIYKGKGY, from the coding sequence ATGGATTTTATTGAACAGTATAACCAGTGCGTACAGGAATGCCTGCATGCTATTTATGCTCAAAAAGAGACCATCCAACAAGCAGCAAAACTGATGAGCGAGGCTCAAAGAGAGGGTCATAATCTCTACGCCATTGGAACAGGGCACTCACACATGATTGCGGAAGAAGTCTACGCGAGAGCAGGTGGGTACGCAAAAATCTATCCCATTATTGAAGTAGAAATGACGCTTATCACTGATCCGATGAAGAGTACGTATATCGAAAGAGAAAGCAGTTATGCCAATATAATTGAGAGTCTCTATCCCTTAAAAGAAAAGGATGTCTTAATTGCCATCAGTAATTCGGGAAGGAATGCTTTTATTATTGAATATGTTCAAAGAATGAAACAAAAAGGAGTAAAGGTTATTGTCATTACGTCTAGAGCTCATACTTCAAGAGTAGAATCGAGACACGAGAGTGGGCTTCGATTATTTGAGTTGGGTGATGTCGTACTAGATAATGCAGCGCCTTACAACGATGCAGCTATTGAAATAGCAAAAGACAAACTAATGGGCCCCTTGTCCACTATTGGAGGAACCTTTCTTATTCAAAGTCTGATGGGAGAAATGGTTACGAATTTAGTTTCCGAAGGCATGGATGTCCCCGTATTCAAAAGTAGCAATGCAGATGATGCCGACGAATATAATAAAGGGTTGTTTGATCAGTACATTTATAAGGGGAAGGGTTATTAA
- a CDS encoding adaptor protein MecA, with translation MEMENIDENTIRVLIESTDLEERGITFLDLLGNQKQIESFFYSILEEVDVDKQFLETDAITFQVLPKGSGLELFISKANGDDLDSVDGDFDPAEHLLEIMNNHSEKTKTKEILKADDDGVLGIMVKFNDFEHFIELSKHFFIESGQSNLYYYKNDYYLAIDFYIDEMVKTNLEVTIASILEFSEESELSVEFLNEYGQLIMSEDALGTARQYFK, from the coding sequence ATGGAAATGGAAAATATTGACGAAAACACAATTCGCGTATTGATAGAAAGTACTGATTTAGAAGAACGGGGGATTACCTTTTTAGATTTGCTTGGTAATCAAAAGCAAATTGAAAGTTTCTTTTATAGTATTTTAGAAGAAGTAGACGTTGATAAGCAGTTTTTGGAAACAGACGCCATAACCTTCCAAGTGCTGCCAAAAGGAAGCGGACTTGAATTGTTCATCAGTAAAGCAAATGGTGACGATCTTGATTCGGTTGATGGTGACTTTGACCCCGCGGAACATTTACTGGAAATAATGAATAATCACTCAGAAAAGACAAAAACAAAAGAGATTCTAAAAGCAGATGACGATGGTGTTCTTGGCATTATGGTTAAATTCAATGATTTCGAACACTTTATTGAATTGTCTAAACATTTCTTCATTGAAAGCGGCCAATCAAATCTTTATTACTATAAAAATGATTACTATTTAGCGATTGACTTCTATATTGATGAGATGGTTAAAACAAATCTTGAAGTTACGATTGCAAGTATTCTTGAATTTAGTGAAGAGTCAGAGCTATCGGTTGAATTTTTAAATGAATACGGCCAACTTATTATGAGTGAGGATGCACTAGGAACAGCGCGTCAATACTTTAAATAG
- a CDS encoding IS3 family transposase, whose translation MSKRTFTDEQVTDLSHNPYVQNVSPKAITYSDEFKVHFLAEWKKGKTARQIFMEASLPVEVLGERRIHTAANRWKKAYQESGITGVRDQRKGASGRPRLTELSTEEQLRRAKQENVLLRQENELLKKIDFAERRGNELSKQERFALIQQVTSRPGSLSVRRACLILEVSNSGYYAHFSPENQCKRQEKEEEDQRWRDRVLEAMAYKRVAKGSRAIVMYFLNTKKTVVNRKKVQRIMRKYGLQCPIRRANPYRKIAKATQEHRTVPNRLQRQFDQSAPKKVLLTDITYLRGKDGFLGYLSTILDGATKEVLAYAVADRITLDIALDTVKDLVAKHGEDLPAQALLHSDQGSHYTSPIFQKLVQKNGLTQSMSRRGNCWDNAPQESYFGHLKDEIPYEECHSLKELQSVIINYMDYYNHERGQWKLKKLTPVSYRDQLLKQVA comes from the coding sequence ATGTCAAAACGAACATTCACGGACGAGCAGGTTACAGACCTATCCCACAACCCCTATGTTCAGAACGTCTCCCCCAAAGCCATCACCTACTCGGACGAGTTCAAGGTCCACTTCCTTGCGGAGTGGAAAAAGGGAAAGACTGCCCGACAGATTTTCATGGAGGCGAGTCTCCCAGTGGAGGTCCTAGGCGAGCGGCGAATCCACACCGCTGCCAACCGCTGGAAGAAGGCCTATCAGGAGAGCGGGATCACGGGCGTACGAGATCAGCGCAAGGGCGCATCGGGGCGCCCCCGCCTCACGGAGCTTTCGACCGAAGAGCAGCTCCGCCGGGCCAAGCAGGAGAATGTCCTCCTCAGACAGGAGAATGAGCTGTTAAAAAAAATCGACTTCGCAGAAAGGAGGGGAAATGAGTTAAGCAAGCAGGAGCGGTTCGCCCTCATCCAACAGGTGACGAGTCGCCCCGGCTCGCTCTCCGTCAGGAGAGCTTGTCTGATTCTGGAAGTATCCAATTCCGGCTACTACGCGCATTTCTCCCCCGAGAACCAATGCAAAAGGCAGGAGAAGGAAGAGGAGGACCAGAGGTGGCGCGACCGTGTTCTGGAAGCAATGGCCTATAAACGGGTGGCGAAAGGTTCCCGTGCCATTGTCATGTACTTCCTCAACACGAAGAAAACTGTAGTGAACCGCAAGAAAGTCCAGCGGATCATGCGAAAGTATGGACTCCAGTGTCCTATCCGCCGTGCGAACCCGTACCGAAAAATCGCAAAAGCCACACAAGAACATCGCACCGTTCCGAACCGGCTCCAGCGGCAGTTTGATCAGTCAGCGCCGAAGAAGGTGCTCCTGACTGATATTACCTATCTCCGGGGAAAAGACGGCTTCCTAGGCTACCTCTCTACCATCTTGGATGGCGCCACAAAGGAGGTTTTAGCCTACGCCGTCGCCGACCGAATCACCTTGGACATAGCTCTCGATACGGTGAAAGATCTAGTGGCAAAACATGGAGAGGACCTCCCTGCGCAAGCCCTCCTCCATTCCGACCAAGGGTCGCACTACACTAGCCCCATCTTCCAGAAATTGGTGCAGAAGAATGGCCTAACCCAATCTATGTCCCGCCGTGGGAACTGCTGGGACAACGCCCCACAGGAGAGCTACTTCGGCCACCTAAAGGACGAAATTCCTTACGAGGAGTGTCATTCACTGAAGGAGTTACAGTCTGTCATTATCAACTATATGGACTACTACAACCACGAGCGCGGCCAATGGAAACTGAAAAAGCTGACCCCGGTTTCCTACCGGGATCAGCTCTTGAAACAAGTAGCCTAG
- a CDS encoding competence protein CoiA, which yields MFYAQTIEGRRVHANDYDRTQPLICPGCRARVYLKSGNKNVTHFAHYANSDCQQFSEGESQRHLLGKQLLYSWIKSQNIKVELEAWLPEMKQRPDLLLEIDHRRIALEYQCSPIPYKKLKERTQGYQNHGYEIYWICGIDYFPHERLRDKTRMFLQKNGSLVCLDSVNGLVYQFGDFQYNKYNKLTWVQQINNISLLNVNEFEKLYCDSIDRRVLQKTTMPYPKQIALLYKKDQRHRDFLSDLYVNQHALANLPAFLFTLPNKTLVYQIPAYMWKYAFLNQLQSRLTYSQVQTFIEKLPRYETLFYKEEPLLDFIKELEARKILKRIGKKEWQVSSFPLRNK from the coding sequence ATGTTTTATGCACAGACAATTGAAGGAAGGCGGGTCCATGCTAACGATTATGACAGAACGCAACCCCTTATCTGTCCTGGTTGCAGAGCTCGTGTTTATTTAAAAAGCGGAAACAAAAATGTTACTCATTTTGCCCATTATGCAAATTCAGACTGTCAACAGTTCTCTGAAGGGGAAAGTCAGCGTCATTTACTTGGTAAACAACTGTTGTATAGTTGGATAAAGTCGCAAAATATCAAAGTAGAATTAGAAGCGTGGTTGCCGGAAATGAAACAAAGACCGGATTTGTTATTAGAGATCGACCATCGACGTATTGCATTAGAATATCAGTGTAGTCCAATTCCTTATAAAAAATTAAAAGAGCGAACTCAAGGGTACCAGAATCATGGTTATGAAATTTATTGGATTTGTGGTATAGACTATTTTCCTCATGAGAGGTTAAGGGATAAAACACGGATGTTTTTACAAAAGAACGGCAGTTTAGTTTGTTTAGATAGCGTTAATGGGTTAGTTTACCAATTTGGAGACTTTCAATACAATAAATATAATAAGTTGACTTGGGTACAACAAATAAATAACATATCATTATTGAACGTAAATGAATTTGAAAAGTTATATTGTGATTCAATAGATCGACGCGTTCTCCAAAAGACCACGATGCCTTATCCAAAACAAATTGCGCTCTTATACAAAAAAGATCAGCGCCACCGAGACTTTCTATCTGATTTGTATGTCAATCAGCATGCACTAGCTAATTTACCAGCCTTTTTGTTTACACTTCCCAATAAAACGCTTGTCTATCAAATTCCAGCGTATATGTGGAAGTATGCCTTTTTAAATCAACTGCAATCTAGGCTAACTTATTCTCAAGTTCAGACTTTTATAGAAAAGTTACCACGTTATGAAACACTTTTTTATAAAGAAGAACCTTTGTTAGACTTTATTAAAGAACTAGAAGCCAGAAAGATTTTAAAGCGCATAGGAAAAAAAGAATGGCAAGTAAGTTCATTTCCTCTCCGAAATAAATGA
- the pepF gene encoding oligoendopeptidase F, producing the protein MSEIKQLPKRQELDEAMTWDLTSIFENDQAYEQALEEVSQLAEEAKTLQGSLGASSNALLTAIEKVLEVNQKLERVYVYSHLKNDQDTANNTYQTLHDRSMAVLTKASEATSWFNPEVLAIPEETLAKYLDENEGLQAYRHLLDDLTSQREHVLSAREEALLAGASEIFSASSRTFSILNNADIEFPTVKDEEGHEVKLSHGLYGKLMESSDRGVRKEAYEALYKTYAGLKNTFASTLSSHVKTHNYQAKVRNFPSARAASLANNHIPESVYDTLLEVVNDHLPLLHRYVALRKKLLNVDHLYMYDMYTPLTGEAPIQYSIEEARATTLKSLEPLGKEYQEILQEAFGNRWIDWYENEGKRSGAYSSGAYDTNPYILMNWQNSLNQLYTLVHELGHSVHSYHTRNNQPYAYGDYSIFLAEIASTTNENILTDYLLKNETDPNVRIYVLNHYLDGFKGTVFRQSQFAEFEHFIHQKGQEGIPLTQEFLTDYYADLNARYYGLAVEGDDKIALEWSRIPHFYYNYYVYQYATGFAAATALSKRILDGEEGALEQYLTYLKSGSSDYPIEVMKKAGLDMTDSAYLTDAMKVFEARLNELESLIENK; encoded by the coding sequence ATGTCTGAAATAAAACAATTACCAAAACGTCAAGAACTCGATGAGGCCATGACTTGGGATTTAACGTCTATTTTTGAAAACGATCAAGCTTACGAACAGGCTCTGGAAGAAGTTAGTCAGTTAGCAGAAGAAGCTAAAACATTACAAGGTAGTCTGGGTGCGAGTAGTAACGCTTTGTTAACAGCTATTGAAAAGGTATTGGAAGTGAACCAGAAACTTGAGCGTGTCTACGTCTATTCGCACTTAAAAAATGACCAGGACACAGCCAATAATACATACCAAACGCTACATGATCGTTCGATGGCAGTGCTGACAAAAGCTAGCGAAGCAACTTCTTGGTTTAATCCAGAAGTTTTAGCAATTCCTGAAGAGACTTTAGCTAAATATTTAGATGAAAATGAAGGATTACAAGCGTATCGTCATTTATTAGATGACTTAACTTCTCAACGTGAGCATGTTTTGAGTGCACGCGAAGAAGCTTTGCTTGCAGGAGCATCAGAAATTTTTTCTGCGTCTAGCCGGACTTTTTCGATTTTAAATAATGCTGATATTGAATTTCCAACGGTTAAAGATGAGGAAGGCCATGAAGTGAAGTTGTCGCATGGTTTATATGGCAAACTAATGGAAAGTTCAGATCGAGGTGTTCGTAAAGAAGCGTATGAGGCCTTATATAAAACTTACGCGGGATTAAAAAATACATTCGCGTCCACTTTGTCATCTCATGTTAAAACACATAATTACCAAGCAAAAGTACGTAATTTCCCATCTGCACGTGCTGCTTCTTTAGCGAATAACCATATTCCAGAAAGTGTTTATGACACTTTACTAGAAGTAGTAAATGACCATTTGCCATTGTTACATCGCTACGTTGCTTTACGTAAAAAATTGCTCAATGTAGACCATCTCTACATGTACGATATGTATACACCTTTGACTGGTGAAGCTCCTATTCAATATTCTATTGAAGAGGCAAGAGCAACAACTCTAAAATCTTTAGAACCTCTAGGAAAAGAATACCAAGAAATTTTACAAGAAGCATTTGGAAACCGTTGGATTGACTGGTATGAAAATGAAGGGAAACGTTCAGGGGCTTACTCATCTGGTGCTTATGATACTAATCCTTACATTTTAATGAACTGGCAAAATTCTTTAAACCAGCTTTATACATTGGTTCATGAGTTAGGACATAGCGTTCATAGCTACCATACTCGTAATAACCAACCTTATGCCTATGGGGATTATTCAATTTTCCTAGCAGAAATTGCTTCCACAACAAATGAAAATATTTTAACTGATTATTTACTTAAAAATGAGACCGATCCAAATGTCCGTATCTATGTATTAAATCATTACTTAGATGGATTTAAAGGGACTGTTTTCCGCCAATCACAATTCGCTGAATTCGAGCACTTTATTCATCAAAAAGGTCAAGAGGGTATTCCATTGACACAAGAATTCCTAACGGACTATTATGCTGATTTAAATGCACGCTATTACGGTCTAGCTGTTGAAGGCGATGATAAAATTGCACTAGAATGGTCACGTATCCCTCATTTCTACTACAATTACTATGTTTATCAATATGCAACTGGATTCGCCGCAGCAACTGCTTTATCTAAGCGCATCTTAGATGGTGAAGAAGGGGCATTAGAACAGTATTTAACTTACTTAAAATCTGGTAGCAGTGACTATCCAATAGAAGTAATGAAAAAAGCAGGCCTCGATATGACAGATTCAGCCTATTTAACAGATGCCATGAAA